Proteins encoded within one genomic window of Drosophila willistoni isolate 14030-0811.24 chromosome XL unlocalized genomic scaffold, UCI_dwil_1.1 Seg141, whole genome shotgun sequence:
- the LOC6641266 gene encoding protein enabled homolog, giving the protein MADGLEEKLEELSWKVDSEKDLEFIKNIISEESNGMPVDEEVYSLTLDFCYTKTRDLLVNAKLIADHSEHYKTELKHFIMSQKGKSSKSIDESDALMAINRTRACVNSMPILVPFMENELYLPSWRHCQVAPRPDLSSIDTPGSDDDIDPSGLLKMFPEGYEGDDDDDEFGLHRASVMGLPEGLDSSSGSDYDSDFGVDKARKISSEMPTSPKKSKLESPNKGKVNSPPPPPPAPPSIPTPVPAPAPASEPQPPSTAAPPPPPAPAPAPPPPPPAAPLSRAAALAAANRSRLSAATASALEMALAPLDKRAKIQIDDILPYSAPANKPKGKQSASKSAKSKSSSSPNSKKTKSKESGPNAGDEKSTKSKSTKNDKPNDAKKTGSTPFKEKSKPVTPVKPNREASPSNMDDVNPDEVHIPVLVSSSSSGVNSNLPPSGLNINLPKINIIQNFKRDLNAKPRRRR; this is encoded by the exons ATGGCAGATGGATTGGAAGAAAAGTTAGAAGAACTTAGCTGGAAAGTCGATAGTGAGAAAGATTTAgaattcattaaaaatataatttcgGAGGAATCGAATGGAATGCCAGTCGATGAAGAAGTTTATAGCTTAACGTTGGATTTTTGTTATA CCAAGACCCGTGATTTGTTAGTGAATGCCAAGTTAATTGCCGATCACAGTGAGCATTATAAAACCGAATTGAAGCATTTCATCATGTCTCAAAAAGGAAAGAGTAGTAAGTCGATTGATGAGTCTGATGCCTTGATGGCTATCAATCGGACAAGAGCTTGTGTGAATAGTATGCCTATATTGGTGCCATTCATGGAGAATGAATTGTACTTGCCATCGTGGCGACATTGCCAAGTTGCGCCTCGACCCGACCTCTCGTCAATAGATACACCAGGATCCGATGACGATATAGATCCCAGTGGGTTGCTTAAAATGTTCCCGGAAGGCTATGAAggcgatgacgatgatgatgagtttGGCTTACACAGAGCCTCAGTAATGGGCCTACCGGAGGGATTAGACTCGTCTTCGGGCAGCGACTATGACAGCGACTTTGGAGTGGATAAAGCAAGAAAGATATCCAGTGAGATGCCAACTTCACCCAAGAAATCCAAACTGGAGAGTCCAAATAAGGGCAAAGTAAAttcaccaccaccaccaccaccggcTCCGCCATCGATTCCAACACCTGTTCCGGCACCCGCACCGGCCTCTGAACCACAACCACCATCAACGGCGGCACCACCACCCCCACCAGCACCAGCTCCAGCACCACCACCcccaccaccagcagcaccaCTTTCTCGCGCTGCAGCCCTAGCAGCCGCAAATCGTTCAAGATTGTCAGCAGCCACAGCCTCGGCATTGGAAATGGCCCTGGCCCCACTCGATAAGAGGGCCAAAATACAAATAGACGATATTCTGCCCTACTCAGCACCGGCTAACAAACCGAAAGGCAAACAAAGTGCCAGCAAATCTGCCAAGTCGAAGTCATCATCGTCACCCAACTCGAAGAAGACTAAGTCCAAGGAGTCGGGACCGAATGCTGGCGATGAGAAATCAACGAAATCCAAATCAACCAAGAACGATAAGCCCAACGATGCAAAGAAAACAGGCTCAACTCCATTCAAGGAGAAATCCAAGCCGGTGACTCCAGTTAAACCCAATCGCGAGGCTAGTCCAAGTAACATGGATGATGTCAATCCGGATGAAGTGCATATTCCTGTTTTagtctcatcatcatcatctgggGTAAATTCGAATTTGCCACCATCTGGGCTAAATataaatttgccaaaaataaatatcatacAGAATTTTAAGCGTGATCTAAACGCTAAACCTCGTCGCAGACGCTAG
- the LOC111518487 gene encoding developmental regulatory protein wetA-like, which translates to MLKKSITCMNTKTTFMLRQLMGLRTETSTALKFLPFYPYPGPNSLKFRYITEPQFAICKQFSQHQLTQRASIANCSERFGVRNPTYVPFLRYIGEDDEGRNTGPLTVEERNEANYEKRIKANRLWEAEQKQQAKQQAKQQAKQQAKRQAKQQPHKQLDEQPYKQPHKQPQQYHRHNEQHQQRNAQHRQRQDHQQHHHQLHHRKKDERYVFPQEIQAKAVKQLKPKPESQLRRRKQVDLSLDRNTHRPINTEPIAFHGQGRGVNIKERLLDLMEKQDVKLDELLIGNRTSKYNGRSSSSPRVLPSDLGKYQFESDLRYRPQRCQLRRRSSSHMRPEFHYPAYTPTNAHSDNADVQAQRQRTERRRRNSRENSVIALHRARAAKLDNLQTHLGSAKESAVNRIRNEQKLMQTPHNPHSSQIKYRARRNRAF; encoded by the exons ATGCTAAAGAAGAGTATAACTTGtatgaatacaaaaacaacgTTCATGCTGCGCCAGTTAATGGGGTTAAGAACCG AGACATCCACAGCATTGAAGTTCCTGCCTTTTTATCCTTACCCCGGCCCCAATAGTCTGAAGTTTCGCTACATAACAGAGCCCCAGTTCGCGATATGTAAACAATTTTCTCAACACCAGTTAACTCAGAGGGCCTCGATCGCTAACTGTTCCGAAAGATTTGGAGTGCGCAACCCGACGTATGTGCCTTTCCTAAGGTATATAGGAGAAGATGATGAGGGGCGCAATACCGGTCCTCTTACCGTTGAGGAGAGAAACGAGGCGAATTATGAGAAGAGAATAAAAGCGAACAGACTTTGGGAGGCCGAGCAAAAGCAGCAGGCGAAGCAGCAGGCGAAGCAGCAGGCGAAGCAGCAGGCGAAGCGGCAGGCCAAGCAGCAGCCCCACAAGCAGCTAGACGAGCAGCCCTACAAGCAACCCCACAAGCAACCCCAGCAGTACCATCGGCACAACGAACAACATCAACAGAGGAACGCTCAGCATCGTCAACGCCAGGACCACCAGCAGCACCATCACCAGCTTCACCATCGAAAGAAGGATGAACGGTACGTGTTTCCCCAAGAAATCCAGGCGAAGGCTGTAAAACAATTGAAGCCAAAGCCTGAATCCCAGTTACGTCGCAGAAAGCAAGTGGACCTTTCACTGGATAGGAACACACATCGTCCTATCAATACAGAACCGATTGCATTCCACGGCCAAGGACGCGGGGTAAATATCAAAGAGAGACTGCTGGATTTGATGGAAAAGCAAGACGTGAAACTTGATGAACTACTTATTGGGAACCGAACCAGTAAATATAATGGTAGAAGCTCTTCATCGCCTAGAGTACTTCCCTCTGACTTGGGTAAATATCAATTCGAATCCGACTTGCGTTACAGACCCCAGAGGTGCCAGCTGCGCAGGCGGTCCTCAAGCCACATGCGGCCTGAATTTCATTACCCGGCCTATACTCCAACGAATGCACACTCGGATAATGCTGATGTGCAGGCTCAAAGACAACGGACCGAACGTAGGCGTCGAAATTCTCGGGAGAATTCAGTCATAGCCTTGCATCGTGCTCGTGCTGCAAAATTGGACAACTTGCAAACGCACCTGGGATCAGCTAAGGAATCTGCCGTCAATCGGATTCGCAACGAACAAAAGCTAATGCAGACTCCGCATAATCCGCATAGTTCTCAGATCAAGTACCGTGCCCGCAGGAACCGAGCGTTTTAG
- the LOC6641332 gene encoding probable cytochrome P450 6v1 — translation MAYSTNILLGIVTILTAVFIWSRRTYVYWQRRRVKFVQPIPLLGNLKKVLKLEESFALQLRRFYFDRRFQREPVIGIYLFHQPALLIRDLELVRTVLIEDFVSFSNRFAKCDLRHDKMGALNLFFAKQAEWREIRTRLSPAFTEAKIKQMFSLMEEIGCDLEWYLKRLMRSLRRDDSTSDRSGAIVSIKDICDLYNTDMIASIAFGLRSYSLRNTQSEIGSHCQDIFRPNMRRIIDFFVIFYLPKLVPLLRSKLFTESHSEFLRRVIQLVIEERERGGILRNDLIEMLLTLKKEADLQQDKSHFTHHQDFLAAQAASFEVAGIETCSSSMSFALFELAKQPLMQARLRREIREAFRLQSDDGSESLSYERIASMEYLRMVVEETLRKYPIVPLLERECTPTSKKRFYSLRPHAECYARRGMPIYISNLAIHHDPKYWPDPERFDPERFTALNKSHQVPMSYLPYGAGPHNCIGMQIGQLQIKLGLIYFLRQHQVELCDQTVEQISFDPKFALLASEHSIYLKIVDCYDL, via the exons aTGGCTTACTCCACCAACATATTGCTGGGTATTGTCACCATATTGACGGCTGTGTTCATTTGGTCGCGTCGCACCTACGTTTATTGGCAACGTCGCCGGGTGAAATTCGTTCAGCCCATTCCGTTGCTGGGTAATCTGAAGAAGGTACTCAAGTTGGAGGAGTCGTTTGCCCTGCAGCTTCGTCGCTTCTATTTCGATCGGCGATTTCAGAGAGAGCCAGTTATtggtatatatttgtttcatcAGCCGGCACTATTAATACGCGATTTGGAATTGGTGCGAACCGTCTTAATTGAGGATTTTGTCAGCTTCTCGAATCGATTTGCCAAATGCGATTTGCGGCACGATAAAATGGGtgcattgaatttattttttgccaaACAGGCGGAATGGCGTGAGATACGCACCAGACTCTCGCCCGCATTCACGGAGGCCAAGATCAAGCAAATGTTTTCGCTAATGGAGGAG ATTGGCTGCGATCTGGAATGGTACTTAAAACGTTTAATGCGCAGCTTACGTCGTGACGACTCAACCTCTGATCGTAGTGGAGCCATTGTTAGCATCAAGGATATCTGTGATCTTTACAACACTGACATGATAGCCAGCATTGCCTTCGGCTTGAGATCGTACAGTCTGCGGAACACACAATCGGAAATCGGTTCACATTGCCAGGATATCTTTCGTCCCAACATGCGACGAATTATTGACTTTTTTGTGATATTCTATTTGCCCAAATTGGTGCCGCTGCTGCGCTCGAAACTCTTCACCGAATCCCATTCGGAGTTCCTGCGCCGTGTGATCCAATTGGTCATCGAGGAGCGTGAACGTGGCGGCATTTTACGCAATGATCTCATCGAAATGCTTTTAACATTGAAAAAGGAGGCTGATCTGCAGCAGGATAAATCGCATTTCACCCATCATCAGGATTTTCTAGCCGCCCAAGCGGCCAGCTTCGAGGTGGCTGGCATTGAGACATGCTCATCCAGTATGTCCTTTGCCCTATTCGAGTTGGCCAAACAACCCTTGATGCAGGCACGCCTGCGCCGCGAGATACGCGAAGCGTTTCGCCTCCAAAGCGACGATGGCAGCGAATCCCTAAGCTACGAGCGCATTGCCAGCATGGAGTATCTGCGCATGGTTGTCGAGGAGACACTGAGAAAGTATCCCATTGTCCCGTTGCTAGAGCGGGAATGTACACCGACAAGTAAGAAACGATTTTACTCTCTGCGTCCGCATGCCGAGTGCTATGCCAGGCGGGGTATGCCCATATACATATCCAATTTGGCCATACATCACGATCCTAAG TATTGGCCCGATCCGGAGCGTTTTGATCCAGAACGTTTCACTGCATTGAATAAGTCTCATCAAGTGCCAATGTCATATCTGCCATATGGTGCGGGACCGCATAATTGTATTGGAATGCAGATCGGACAATTGCAGATCAAATTGGGACTTATATACTTTCTACGACAGCATCAAGTCGAATTGTGCGATCAGACAGTGGAGCAAATTAGCTTCGATCCAAAGTTCGCTTTACTTGCCAGCGAGCATAGCATTTACCTCAAAATTGTTGACTGTTACGATCTATag
- the LOC6641331 gene encoding uncharacterized protein LOC6641331, with amino-acid sequence MQRHWELQKNILHLTQQMQKKHICGYLKPSRALAISFTSDNRAKKQQQQLQQQSRKDHVANGMNNGNNGNMPMKLKNGARIPTAVSYLIGLNQSSQMPRNEWQMANIKYGKSMSTLEQSARQLYKNAKLKSTVCKMPARKALQPSATATATNLFGGKIKCFASSTSLAQLDDNKVQASALSKRLSKLFLVEPDDEEASPNPDREP; translated from the exons ATGCAGCGTCATTGGGAGTTGCAAAAGAATATTTTGCATCTTACACAGCAAATGCAGAAAA AGCACATTTGTGGCTATTTAAAACCATCAAGAGCATTAGCAATATCATTTACATCAGACAACAGGGCAaagaaacagcagcaacagttgcAGCAGCAGTCACGGAAGGATCATGTGGCAAATGGCATGAACAACGGCAACAATGGCAACATGCCCATGAAACTAAAGAATGGGGCACGTATACCAACCGCTGTTAGCTATTTGATCGGCTTGAATCAGAGCTCCCAGATGCCACGCAACGAGTGGCAAATGGCTAACATCAAGTATGGCAAATCAATGAGTACTTTGGAGCAGTCGGCACGTCAATTGTATAAGAATGCCAAACTAAAGTCAACGGTTTGCAAGATGCCGGCCAGAAAAGCTCTGCAACCATCTGCAACGGCAACTGCCACAAATTTGTTTGGAGGCAAAATTAAATGCTTTGCCTCATCCACATCTTTGGCCCAGTTGGATGATAATAAGGTCCAAGCCTCTGCTCTTTCCAAGCGTCTCTCTAAACTATTCTTGGTCGAACCAGATGATGAAGAGGCTTCACCTAATCCAGACCGCGAACCCTAA